From Acidothermus cellulolyticus 11B, a single genomic window includes:
- a CDS encoding DLW-39 family protein has translation MRKALLAVAILAGVLFIYRRLRAARAEEDLWIEATRAEPVGAE, from the coding sequence GTGCGGAAGGCACTCCTCGCAGTGGCGATTCTCGCCGGCGTACTGTTCATCTACCGGCGGCTGCGCGCCGCGCGCGCCGAAGAAGATCTGTGGATTGAAGCGACCCGCGCTGAGCCGGTCGGAGCGGAATAG
- a CDS encoding DUF3566 domain-containing protein yields the protein MADADVPTAVPARGVSARNPQQPAIRVGPPSRGRRRARLVIKHIDPWTAMKVTFVVSLALLVIGVVAVAIVYAVLGGMGVWDQINNLVNEVAPTTASQALRNPFSASRVITITAAVGAINVIILTALATLGAAIYNVIADLVGGIEVTLTEP from the coding sequence GTGGCCGACGCCGACGTACCTACAGCCGTGCCAGCGCGCGGCGTCTCCGCGCGGAACCCCCAGCAGCCGGCGATTCGCGTCGGACCGCCGTCCCGCGGCCGACGGCGCGCTCGGCTCGTTATCAAGCACATCGATCCGTGGACGGCGATGAAAGTGACCTTCGTCGTCAGCCTCGCGCTCCTCGTCATCGGGGTGGTGGCCGTGGCAATCGTCTACGCCGTGCTCGGCGGGATGGGGGTCTGGGATCAGATCAACAACTTGGTCAACGAAGTGGCACCGACGACAGCGAGCCAGGCGCTGCGGAATCCCTTCTCCGCGTCCCGGGTCATCACGATCACCGCAGCGGTTGGAGCGATCAATGTGATCATTCTGACCGCGCTGGCGACGCTTGGTGCGGCTATTTATAACGTGATTGCCGATCTCGTGGGGGGCATCGAGGTGACCCTCACCGAGCCGTAG